In Gordonia iterans, the following proteins share a genomic window:
- a CDS encoding DoxX family protein, whose product MLPLLSRAQPWAITAFRVVVGFLFFCHGASTLFAWFKEPYEGGTADFGAWPSWWAGAIEFVAGAMIIAGLGTRIAAFIGSGTMAVAYFWKHTDGLLPIQNDGETAALFCWALFLLVFIGPGRLALDSLIVRNGDEPTASTAKTDGSNAPEPVNA is encoded by the coding sequence ATGCTACCCTTGCTTAGTCGGGCCCAGCCGTGGGCCATCACCGCATTCCGCGTCGTCGTCGGGTTCCTGTTCTTCTGTCACGGCGCCTCGACCCTCTTCGCGTGGTTCAAAGAACCGTACGAGGGAGGCACCGCCGACTTCGGGGCCTGGCCGTCGTGGTGGGCGGGGGCCATCGAGTTCGTCGCGGGCGCCATGATCATCGCGGGCCTCGGCACCCGGATCGCCGCGTTCATCGGCTCTGGAACGATGGCCGTCGCGTACTTCTGGAAGCACACCGACGGTCTCCTGCCGATCCAGAACGACGGCGAGACCGCCGCCCTCTTCTGCTGGGCGCTGTTCCTGCTGGTGTTCATCGGACCGGGCCGCCTGGCCCTGGATTCGCTGATCGTCCGGAACGGCGACGAGCCGACTGCCTCGACTGCGAAGACCGACGGCAGCAACGCTCCCGAACCGGTCAACGCCTGA
- a CDS encoding GAP family protein yields MWQALGSTFGLAMGLALSPLAITTALILLLGANGRARALFFAVGWWIAMFVITLIPMLVTDVADEEDATGTAGGIDILHLVFGVLFFVLAAVTWIKRPRRDRMTAGAGAPSSPTEVVEQEMLDLEPDEKKGIMGRLDGLGIWACLVVGLAQGVLIIKNIPLGISAGAQLGQAQVPAAEQWVIVAVFAVLAAAGVLLPLLVAAVGGAKVEHSLLEARHWIEANMTAITLVVLVVVGGIFLGEGLGLAD; encoded by the coding sequence ATGTGGCAAGCGCTGGGCAGTACGTTCGGGTTGGCGATGGGGCTGGCGTTGAGCCCATTGGCGATCACCACCGCCCTCATCTTGTTGCTCGGGGCCAACGGCCGTGCGCGCGCACTGTTCTTCGCAGTCGGCTGGTGGATCGCGATGTTCGTGATCACCCTGATTCCGATGCTGGTGACCGACGTCGCCGATGAAGAGGACGCGACGGGGACCGCGGGCGGCATCGACATCTTGCACCTCGTGTTCGGCGTGCTGTTCTTCGTGCTGGCGGCAGTCACGTGGATCAAGCGGCCTCGCCGCGACCGGATGACGGCGGGCGCCGGTGCACCGTCGTCGCCGACGGAGGTCGTCGAACAGGAGATGCTCGACCTGGAGCCGGACGAGAAGAAGGGCATCATGGGTCGGCTCGACGGACTGGGCATCTGGGCCTGCCTGGTCGTCGGACTTGCTCAGGGAGTCCTGATCATCAAGAACATTCCGCTGGGCATCAGTGCGGGCGCTCAGCTGGGGCAGGCGCAGGTTCCCGCTGCCGAGCAGTGGGTGATCGTCGCCGTCTTCGCCGTGCTCGCGGCCGCCGGCGTTCTTCTGCCGCTCCTGGTCGCTGCGGTGGGCGGGGCGAAGGTGGAGCACTCCCTGCTGGAGGCGCGGCACTGGATCGAAGCCAACATGACCGCGATCACCCTCGTCGTGCTCGTCGTGGTGGGCGGCATCTTCCTCGGCGAGGGCCTCGGGCTGGCGGACTGA